A section of the Streptomyces sp. Je 1-369 genome encodes:
- a CDS encoding helix-turn-helix transcriptional regulator: protein MRGTTVLPGEGNNGEPGEDGMPMHRLQVPMPNALPFAIGTFDSIGPMSRAPFPHRHTFHEIVHVTGGTGRHVVDLGRFPLRPPNLCFIAPGQVHHWENVTGLEGRVILFTDDFLVDHPADRHVLRTLSRRSWLDLSGEAAEETTRLVAELDGEYRSGAAGFQSVLRALLHVLIVRAARLPAPRSPVEPPAPPPLPEGPSHSRPGSVAADFLTLMGSSDGALQSVRSCADHLGVSVSYLSEVVKAETGRTPGELIRQTRVHEAKRLLLRTELTVRQVAGRVGFKDPAYFCRFFRRETGASPGDFRRGGGDIHHDHRLESIAGPSSPA, encoded by the coding sequence ATGCGAGGCACCACGGTCTTACCCGGTGAGGGAAACAACGGAGAGCCGGGCGAGGACGGCATGCCCATGCACCGGCTGCAGGTGCCGATGCCCAACGCCCTGCCCTTCGCCATCGGCACGTTCGACAGCATCGGCCCCATGTCGCGCGCCCCGTTCCCGCACCGGCACACCTTCCACGAGATCGTCCACGTCACCGGCGGGACCGGCCGGCACGTCGTCGACCTGGGCCGTTTCCCGCTGCGGCCGCCCAACCTGTGCTTCATCGCCCCCGGCCAGGTCCACCACTGGGAGAACGTGACCGGTCTGGAGGGCCGGGTCATCCTCTTCACCGACGACTTCCTCGTGGACCACCCCGCCGACCGGCACGTCCTGCGGACCCTCTCCCGGCGCTCCTGGCTGGACCTGTCCGGGGAGGCGGCAGAGGAGACCACGCGCCTGGTCGCCGAGCTCGACGGGGAGTACCGGTCGGGGGCCGCCGGTTTCCAGAGCGTCCTGCGGGCGCTGCTGCACGTCCTGATCGTGCGGGCGGCACGGCTCCCCGCGCCCCGGTCGCCCGTCGAACCACCCGCGCCGCCACCCCTGCCCGAAGGCCCCTCCCACTCACGTCCCGGCTCGGTGGCCGCGGACTTCCTGACGCTGATGGGGTCTTCCGACGGCGCCCTGCAGTCGGTGCGGTCCTGCGCGGACCACCTGGGTGTCTCGGTGAGCTACCTGAGCGAGGTGGTGAAGGCGGAGACCGGCAGGACGCCCGGCGAACTGATCCGGCAGACCCGCGTGCACGAGGCCAAACGACTGCTGCTGCGCACGGAGTTGACGGTGCGCCAGGTCGCCGGGCGGGTCGGCTTCAAGGACCCGGCGTACTTCTGCCGCTTCTTCCGCCGCGAGACCGGCGCGAGCCCCGGGGACTTCCGGCGCGGCGGTGGCGATATTCACCACGACCACCGGCTCGAGTCCATCGCCGGGCCCTCCTCCCCCGCATAG
- the narH gene encoding nitrate reductase subunit beta — protein MPSDGVTVGRVMAQVAMVMNLDKCIGCHTCSVTCKQTWTNRAGTEYVWFNNVETRPGQGYPRGYEDQEKWRGGWQLKRGRLVPRGGGRARRLARLFANPELPALDDYYEPWTYDYETLTTAPLGDDVPTARPRSLIDGEPAAVTWGPNWDDDLGGGPEHLAGDPVLKKMNDKVCLEYEQAFMFYLPRICEHCLNPSCVAVCPSGALYKRIEDGIVLVDQDRCRGWRMCVSGCPYKKVYFNHRTGKAEKCTMCYPRIEAGLPTVCSETCVGRLRYLGVILYDADKVGEAAATEHEQDLYQAQLDCFLDPDDPEVARAAEASGIPHDWVTAARRSPVHALISRHKVALPLHPEYRTMPMVWYVPPLSPVVESLTATGHDGEDPAKLFAAIDSLRIPVGYLAELFTAGDPAPVEAALCRLAAMRSHMRRVNLGEEQDPAIARAVGMDADEIEAMYRLLALAKYDERYVVPTSYTAPAPGSDDLDAGCSLDGHDGPGMYDPDAFHVPPSLPASGKGAEHAGTSLRDRVNLLNWNGRGRPDGLFPSAEGDAR, from the coding sequence ATGCCAAGTGACGGAGTCACTGTCGGACGGGTCATGGCACAGGTGGCCATGGTGATGAACCTCGACAAGTGCATCGGCTGCCACACCTGCTCGGTCACCTGCAAACAGACCTGGACCAACCGGGCGGGCACCGAGTACGTGTGGTTCAACAACGTGGAGACCCGCCCCGGCCAGGGCTACCCCCGCGGCTACGAGGACCAGGAGAAGTGGCGGGGCGGCTGGCAGCTCAAACGCGGCCGGCTCGTGCCCCGCGGCGGCGGCCGCGCCCGGCGCCTGGCCCGGCTGTTCGCCAACCCCGAACTCCCCGCGCTCGACGACTACTACGAGCCGTGGACGTACGACTACGAGACCCTCACCACCGCCCCCCTCGGCGACGACGTGCCCACCGCGCGGCCGCGCTCCCTGATCGACGGCGAGCCCGCCGCGGTGACGTGGGGGCCGAACTGGGACGACGACCTCGGCGGCGGCCCCGAACACCTCGCCGGGGACCCGGTGCTGAAGAAGATGAACGACAAGGTGTGCCTGGAGTACGAGCAGGCGTTCATGTTCTATCTGCCGCGGATCTGCGAGCACTGCCTCAACCCGTCGTGCGTCGCGGTGTGCCCGTCGGGCGCCCTCTACAAGCGCATCGAGGACGGCATCGTCCTCGTCGACCAGGACCGCTGCCGGGGCTGGCGCATGTGCGTGAGCGGCTGCCCGTACAAGAAGGTGTACTTCAACCACCGCACCGGCAAGGCCGAGAAGTGCACGATGTGCTACCCGCGCATCGAGGCGGGCCTGCCGACCGTGTGCTCCGAGACGTGCGTGGGCCGCCTGCGCTACCTCGGCGTCATCCTCTACGACGCGGACAAGGTCGGCGAGGCAGCAGCCACGGAGCACGAACAGGACCTGTATCAGGCCCAGTTGGACTGCTTCCTCGACCCCGACGACCCCGAGGTGGCGCGCGCCGCCGAGGCGTCCGGCATCCCCCACGACTGGGTGACCGCCGCCCGGCGCTCCCCGGTGCACGCGCTCATCAGCCGCCACAAGGTGGCGCTGCCGCTGCATCCCGAGTACCGCACCATGCCGATGGTCTGGTACGTCCCTCCGCTGTCGCCCGTCGTGGAGTCCCTGACCGCAACCGGGCACGACGGCGAGGACCCGGCCAAGCTCTTCGCCGCCATCGACTCGCTGCGCATCCCCGTCGGCTACCTCGCGGAACTGTTCACCGCGGGCGACCCGGCGCCGGTGGAGGCGGCGCTGTGCCGACTCGCCGCGATGCGCTCCCACATGCGGCGCGTCAACCTCGGCGAGGAGCAGGACCCCGCCATCGCGCGCGCCGTCGGCATGGACGCCGACGAGATCGAGGCGATGTACCGGCTGCTCGCCCTCGCCAAGTACGACGAGCGGTACGTCGTCCCCACCAGTTACACCGCGCCGGCCCCCGGCTCCGACGACCTCGACGCCGGGTGCAGCCTGGACGGGCACGACGGGCCCGGCATGTACGACCCGGACGCCTTCCACGTCCCGCCGAGCCTTCCGGCGTCCGGCAAGGGGGCGGAGCACGCGGGGACTTCACTGCGCGACCGGGTCAACCTGCTGAACTGGAACGGCCGCGGCCGCCCCGACGGCCTCTTCCCGAGCGCGGAGGGCGACGCCCGGTGA
- a CDS encoding nitrate reductase subunit alpha, whose product MGRGRAKAERIAADAAERLLAAGQLLRRAPTTPDGRAVFRTDQDVNDSPYRDRWAHDKVVRSTHGVNCTGSCSWQVYVKDGLITWETQATDYPSAGADRPDYEPRGCPRGASFSWYTYSPTRVRYPHARGALVEMFRDAKRRLGGDAVAAWAEITGDPDQRRRYQSARGKGGLVRIGWDEALEIAAAAHVHTLKEYGPDRIAGFSPIPAMSMASHAVGARFHSLIGAPMLSFYDWYADLPIASPQVFGDQTDVPESGDWWDAAYLMLWGSNVPVTRTPDAHWMAEARYRGQKVVVVSPDYADATKFADEWLHPHPGTDGALAMAMGHVILRECFVERQVPYFTDYVKRFTDLPFLVALDELGRGEPGTGARVPGAFVTARDLDLAKDAEAESRRWMPVLHDAATGRPAVPNGTLGDRWGKDGEGRWNLDLGDIDPLLSLLGHPGTETADVVLPRFDEEGATVRRTVPALRVDGHLVTTVFDLMLAQYSVGRAGLGGEAVVSYEDAATPCTPAWQEAVTSVPAQAVVRAAREFARTAEQTHGRCMIVMGAGTNHWFHSDTIYRSFLSLLLLTGCQGVNGGGWAHYVGQEKVRPYAGWQQVATASDWVRPSRQMAGTPYWYLNTDQWRYEKFTADALAAPTAPGTLAGLHTADLVARSVRQGWMPSYPTFGANPLDLGRRLHESGADATGWVAAERDAGRLAYACEDPDDPANWPRVLTVWRANLIGSSAKGNEYFLRHLLGASDNASAEEAPPEQRPREVTWRDDAPRGKVDLLLALDFRMTSTTLFADLVLPAATWYEKHDLSSTDMHPYVHAFSPAIDPPWQARTDFEIFHGLAAEVARLAAGRLDVAHDLVATPLQHDTPGEAPPEGPTGPRFTLVERDYTAIGDKMAALGPLTGDEGITVKGVTVRPLPEIDWLGTRCGTATRGPARGRPLLDTDVKMCEAILALSGTTNGRLAAEGFDRLAERCGADTGLGELAASVAERRVTFSDTQARPVQVGASFEWSGKEGPERRYSPFTINTEHFKPWHTLTGRQHFYLDHPWIAEYGEQLPVYRPPLNLPALGEQPTADPDGGRSVTVRYLTPHSKWSIHSEYQENLLMQTLARGGPVIWIGVADAASIGVADNDWIEAHNANGVVVARAVVSHRMPPGTVFMYHVQERMVNVPKSEATGRRGGVHNALTKLLIKPTHLIGGHAQLSFAPNYYGPTGNQRDAVTVIRRRSQEVQY is encoded by the coding sequence ATGGGACGTGGCAGGGCGAAGGCGGAGCGTATCGCGGCGGATGCCGCAGAACGCCTTCTCGCCGCGGGACAGTTGCTGCGGAGGGCGCCGACGACGCCCGACGGCAGGGCGGTGTTCCGCACCGATCAAGACGTCAACGACAGCCCGTACCGCGACCGTTGGGCACACGACAAGGTGGTGCGCTCCACCCACGGAGTGAACTGCACGGGTTCGTGTTCCTGGCAGGTGTACGTCAAGGACGGCCTCATCACGTGGGAGACGCAGGCGACCGACTACCCCTCGGCGGGCGCGGACCGGCCCGACTACGAGCCGCGGGGCTGCCCGCGCGGTGCGTCGTTCTCCTGGTACACGTACTCCCCGACGCGCGTCCGCTACCCGCACGCCCGCGGCGCCCTCGTGGAGATGTTCCGGGACGCCAAGCGACGCCTCGGCGGTGACGCGGTGGCGGCCTGGGCGGAGATCACGGGTGATCCGGACCAGCGGCGCCGCTACCAGTCGGCGCGCGGCAAGGGCGGCCTGGTGCGGATCGGCTGGGACGAGGCGCTGGAGATCGCGGCCGCAGCGCACGTGCACACGCTCAAGGAGTACGGGCCCGACCGCATCGCAGGATTCTCACCGATCCCCGCGATGTCGATGGCCTCGCACGCCGTCGGAGCCCGCTTCCACTCCCTCATCGGCGCCCCGATGCTCTCCTTCTACGACTGGTACGCGGACCTGCCGATCGCCTCGCCGCAGGTCTTCGGCGACCAGACCGACGTACCGGAGTCCGGAGACTGGTGGGACGCCGCGTATCTGATGCTGTGGGGCTCCAACGTGCCGGTGACCAGGACACCCGACGCCCACTGGATGGCGGAGGCGCGCTACCGGGGGCAGAAGGTCGTCGTGGTCTCGCCGGACTACGCGGACGCGACGAAGTTCGCCGACGAGTGGCTGCACCCGCATCCGGGCACGGACGGTGCGCTGGCCATGGCGATGGGGCACGTCATCCTGCGGGAGTGCTTCGTGGAGCGGCAGGTGCCTTACTTCACGGACTACGTCAAACGCTTCACCGATCTGCCGTTCCTCGTCGCGCTCGACGAGCTCGGTCGCGGCGAGCCCGGCACGGGTGCCCGCGTGCCCGGCGCGTTCGTCACGGCCAGGGACCTGGACCTGGCCAAGGACGCCGAGGCCGAGTCGCGGCGCTGGATGCCCGTCCTCCACGACGCTGCCACGGGCCGCCCCGCCGTCCCCAACGGCACCCTGGGCGACCGCTGGGGCAAGGACGGCGAAGGCCGCTGGAACCTCGACCTGGGGGACATCGACCCGCTCCTGAGCCTGCTCGGGCACCCCGGCACGGAGACGGCCGACGTGGTGCTGCCCCGCTTCGACGAGGAGGGCGCCACCGTGCGGCGCACGGTCCCCGCACTGCGCGTCGACGGGCATCTGGTGACGACGGTCTTCGACCTGATGCTCGCTCAGTACAGTGTCGGGCGCGCCGGGCTGGGCGGCGAGGCGGTCGTGTCGTACGAGGACGCGGCCACGCCCTGCACCCCTGCCTGGCAGGAGGCGGTCACGTCGGTGCCCGCGCAGGCCGTCGTGCGAGCGGCGCGGGAGTTCGCCCGTACCGCGGAGCAGACACACGGCCGCTGCATGATCGTGATGGGGGCGGGCACCAACCACTGGTTCCACTCGGACACCATCTACCGGTCCTTCCTCTCCTTGTTGCTGCTCACCGGCTGCCAGGGCGTCAACGGCGGCGGCTGGGCGCACTACGTGGGGCAGGAGAAGGTGCGGCCGTACGCGGGCTGGCAGCAAGTGGCGACGGCGTCGGACTGGGTGCGTCCTTCGCGGCAGATGGCCGGGACGCCGTACTGGTACCTGAACACCGACCAGTGGCGGTACGAGAAGTTCACCGCGGACGCCCTGGCGGCGCCCACCGCGCCCGGCACCCTCGCGGGCCTGCACACCGCGGACCTCGTGGCCCGCTCCGTCCGGCAGGGCTGGATGCCCTCGTACCCGACGTTCGGCGCGAACCCCCTGGATCTGGGGCGGCGCCTGCACGAGTCGGGGGCCGACGCGACGGGCTGGGTGGCGGCCGAACGCGACGCGGGGCGTCTGGCGTACGCCTGCGAGGACCCGGACGATCCGGCCAACTGGCCACGGGTGCTCACCGTGTGGCGGGCCAACCTCATCGGGTCGTCCGCCAAGGGCAACGAGTACTTCCTCCGGCACCTGCTGGGCGCGTCCGACAACGCGAGCGCCGAGGAGGCGCCGCCGGAACAGCGGCCGCGTGAGGTGACCTGGCGGGACGACGCGCCGCGCGGGAAGGTCGACCTGCTGCTCGCGCTGGACTTCCGCATGACGTCGACCACGCTCTTCGCCGACCTCGTGCTGCCCGCCGCCACCTGGTACGAGAAGCACGACCTGTCCAGCACGGACATGCACCCCTACGTGCACGCCTTCTCGCCCGCCATCGACCCGCCGTGGCAGGCCCGCACCGACTTCGAGATCTTCCACGGCCTGGCCGCCGAGGTCGCCCGCCTAGCCGCCGGCCGCCTGGACGTGGCCCACGACCTGGTCGCCACCCCCCTGCAGCACGACACTCCCGGCGAGGCGCCGCCCGAAGGCCCCACAGGCCCCCGCTTCACCCTCGTGGAGCGGGACTACACGGCCATCGGCGACAAGATGGCCGCGCTCGGGCCGCTCACCGGCGACGAGGGCATCACGGTCAAGGGCGTGACCGTGCGGCCGCTGCCGGAGATCGACTGGCTCGGCACCCGCTGCGGCACGGCGACGCGCGGCCCCGCACGCGGGCGGCCGCTCCTCGACACGGACGTCAAGATGTGCGAGGCGATCCTCGCCCTGTCGGGCACCACCAACGGGCGGCTCGCCGCCGAGGGATTCGACCGGCTCGCCGAGCGCTGCGGCGCCGACACGGGCCTCGGCGAGCTCGCGGCCTCGGTGGCCGAGCGGCGCGTCACGTTCTCCGACACGCAGGCACGGCCGGTGCAGGTGGGCGCGAGCTTCGAGTGGTCGGGCAAGGAGGGCCCCGAGCGCCGCTACTCCCCCTTCACGATCAACACGGAGCACTTCAAGCCCTGGCACACCCTCACCGGACGCCAGCACTTCTACCTCGACCATCCGTGGATCGCCGAGTACGGCGAGCAACTCCCGGTCTACCGGCCGCCGTTGAACCTCCCCGCGCTCGGCGAGCAGCCGACGGCCGACCCGGACGGCGGACGCTCCGTGACCGTGCGGTATCTGACGCCCCACTCCAAGTGGTCGATCCACTCCGAGTACCAGGAGAACCTGCTGATGCAGACGCTGGCCCGCGGCGGCCCCGTCATCTGGATCGGCGTGGCCGACGCCGCGTCGATCGGCGTCGCCGACAACGACTGGATCGAGGCGCACAACGCCAATGGCGTGGTGGTGGCCCGCGCGGTCGTCTCCCACCGCATGCCGCCCGGCACGGTGTTCATGTACCACGTCCAGGAACGCATGGTGAACGTGCCCAAGTCCGAGGCGACGGGGCGGCGCGGCGGCGTCCACAACGCGCTCACCAAGCTCCTGATCAAGCCGACGCACCTGATCGGCGGCCACGCACAGCTCAGCTTCGCCCCCAACTACTACGGCCCCACCGGCAACCAGCGCGACGCGGTCACCGTCATCCGGCGCCGCTCCCAGGAGGTGCAGTACTGA
- the narI gene encoding respiratory nitrate reductase subunit gamma produces MNHLRIVLWGVLPYLALLVMVTGTAWRYRYDRFGFTTRSSQLHEHRLLSIGGPLFHYGLLFVVAGHAVGLLIPESLTERAHVHEWMYHANALVVGGTAGLATLAGLAVLIHRRLRVPAVRGATSGSDRVVLPVLLCVILAGLVATATTLRPHSYDYRLGVSVWFRSLFALDPDVSAMADAPLAYQVHALLGMALFTLWPFSRLVHAFTAPLGYLARPYVVYRSRGVPAGRREEATRR; encoded by the coding sequence GTGAACCATCTGCGCATCGTCCTGTGGGGCGTACTGCCCTACCTGGCCCTCCTCGTCATGGTCACCGGCACGGCGTGGCGCTACCGCTACGACCGGTTCGGCTTCACCACCCGCTCCAGCCAGCTGCACGAGCACCGCCTGCTGAGCATCGGCGGCCCGCTGTTCCACTACGGGCTCCTGTTCGTGGTGGCCGGGCACGCCGTCGGACTCCTCATCCCCGAGTCACTCACCGAACGCGCCCATGTCCACGAGTGGATGTACCACGCCAACGCGCTGGTCGTGGGCGGCACGGCGGGCCTCGCCACGCTCGCGGGCCTGGCGGTCCTCATCCACCGGCGGCTGCGCGTGCCCGCCGTGCGCGGGGCGACCAGCGGCAGCGACCGCGTCGTCCTGCCGGTCCTGCTCTGCGTGATCCTGGCGGGCCTCGTCGCCACGGCCACCACACTGCGACCGCACTCCTACGACTACCGCCTCGGGGTCTCGGTGTGGTTCCGCTCACTGTTCGCCCTCGACCCCGACGTCTCCGCGATGGCGGACGCCCCGCTCGCCTACCAGGTCCACGCCCTGCTCGGCATGGCCCTGTTCACGTTGTGGCCGTTCAGCCGCCTGGTGCACGCCTTCACGGCACCGCTCGGCTACCTGGCCCGCCCGTACGTGGTCTACCGGTCGCGCGGGGTCCCCGCGGGGCGCCGGGAGGAGGCGACGCGGCGCTGA
- the narJ gene encoding nitrate reductase molybdenum cofactor assembly chaperone, translating to MNRAVVHQAASLLLGYPDQDWSGRLHTVRSALEPVPGADVRLLRRFCTRVDGTAPLELAARYVATFDRSRRRCLYLTYYTDGDTRRRGTTMAGLKSLYRDHGWQPPADELPDFLPLVLEFAARTPDAGARLLTEHRPALELLRFGLTAYDSPYADIVEAVCRTLPGPGPATREAALRLARTGPPAESVGLLPFPRLRPVPDAPHAEETSR from the coding sequence GTGAACCGGGCCGTCGTCCATCAGGCCGCGTCCCTGCTGCTCGGCTACCCGGACCAGGACTGGTCCGGGCGGCTGCACACCGTCCGCTCGGCGCTGGAACCCGTGCCGGGCGCCGACGTCCGGCTCCTGCGGCGGTTCTGTACCCGCGTCGACGGCACGGCGCCGCTCGAACTCGCCGCCCGGTACGTCGCCACGTTCGACCGCAGCCGCCGACGCTGCCTCTACCTCACGTACTACACCGACGGGGACACCCGCAGGCGCGGCACCACCATGGCCGGGCTCAAATCGCTCTACCGCGACCACGGCTGGCAACCGCCCGCGGACGAACTCCCCGACTTCCTGCCCTTGGTGCTGGAGTTCGCCGCCCGCACCCCCGACGCCGGGGCGCGGCTGCTCACCGAGCACCGTCCCGCCCTGGAACTGCTCCGCTTCGGCCTCACGGCCTACGACAGCCCCTACGCCGACATCGTCGAGGCCGTCTGCCGCACCCTGCCGGGCCCCGGCCCCGCCACCCGCGAGGCGGCCCTGCGCCTGGCCCGCACGGGCCCGCCCGCCGAATCGGTCGGCCTGCTGCCCTTCCCCCGGCTCCGACCGGTGCCCGACGCCCCGCACGCGGAGGAGACCTCCCGGTGA